From Wolbachia endosymbiont (group A) of Longitarsus flavicornis, the proteins below share one genomic window:
- a CDS encoding Mur ligase family protein, whose translation MVCISYLAVQLNKYKNQNVAVFGLGKTGLSVINALIKSGARVYAWDDHEEQIANAKMMNKKCNFIHPKEYNWHEISALVLSPGVPTEPHWIVKLARRFDCKIKSDIELFLEAKTTNQKVIGVTGTNGKSTTTSLIGHILKSAGKKVAIGGNLGVPVLDLERDAEIYVIELSSFQLELMNEINVDISALLNITPDHIDRHGSMENYIATKLKLINGSEVAVIGCDNEITADIFNKFTGDKIPISVTYSPMSFQRVTLESRKEKPLPTTQMTEGGARDLISLAGNNLLDYSEQITGIDRNYLDPSVSYLDDKRDTGIQKISLKLENHSLSVSDVKINLISNAENIAAAYAVCKLLGVDSNTIINGIKSFSGLRHRNEPLGKIRNVFFVNDSKATNAKSSEKAILSYENIYWIVGGKSKEGGIESLSKHFTRIRKAFLIGESTEAFANVMEDKVDFVKCCNLEDAFRLAFEEALNSTEEVTILLSPACASFDQWKNFEERGEAFCRMFENLRYNHTCCLV comes from the coding sequence ATGGTTTGCATAAGTTATCTAGCAGTGCAACTAAACAAATACAAAAATCAAAACGTTGCGGTTTTTGGTCTTGGTAAAACTGGTTTATCCGTCATTAACGCTCTAATAAAGAGTGGTGCAAGAGTATATGCATGGGATGATCATGAAGAGCAAATAGCAAATGCAAAAATGATGAATAAAAAATGTAATTTTATTCATCCCAAGGAATACAATTGGCATGAGATCAGTGCATTGGTTTTAAGCCCTGGAGTGCCAACAGAGCCACATTGGATAGTAAAACTTGCAAGGAGATTTGATTGCAAAATAAAATCAGACATTGAGCTATTTCTTGAAGCTAAAACTACAAACCAGAAGGTAATAGGCGTCACAGGAACAAATGGTAAATCAACCACTACATCACTAATAGGGCACATATTAAAATCTGCAGGGAAAAAAGTAGCTATTGGTGGAAATTTAGGCGTTCCTGTTTTGGATCTAGAAAGAGATGCAGAAATTTATGTAATCGAACTCTCCTCTTTTCAATTGGAGTTGATGAATGAAATTAACGTGGACATTTCAGCACTGCTCAATATTACACCAGATCACATAGATAGGCATGGAAGTATGGAGAACTACATAGCAACTAAATTAAAACTGATAAACGGTAGTGAGGTTGCCGTAATAGGATGTGACAATGAGATTACTGCTGATATATTCAACAAATTCACTGGAGACAAAATTCCAATCTCAGTAACATATTCCCCGATGTCATTCCAGCGCGTGACGCTGGAATCCAGAAAAGAAAAACCATTGCCAACTACTCAGATGACAGAGGGTGGTGCAAGAGATCTAATATCATTGGCAGGTAACAATTTGCTTGATTATAGTGAACAGATTACTGGTATAGATCGAAATTATCTGGATCCCAGTGTCAGCTACTTGGATGACAAAAGGGACACTGGGATCCAGAAGATCTCGTTAAAACTAGAGAATCATAGCTTATCAGTAAGCGACGTGAAAATAAACCTAATATCCAATGCAGAAAACATAGCAGCCGCATATGCCGTATGTAAGCTACTTGGAGTAGATAGCAACACTATTATCAATGGAATCAAGTCCTTTTCAGGACTGAGGCATAGGAATGAACCGCTCGGCAAAATAAGAAATGTGTTTTTCGTGAACGATAGCAAAGCAACTAATGCAAAGTCGAGCGAAAAGGCGATCTTATCTTATGAAAACATATATTGGATTGTTGGTGGAAAAAGTAAAGAGGGTGGAATAGAATCATTAAGCAAGCATTTCACAAGGATTAGAAAAGCTTTTCTTATTGGAGAATCAACCGAGGCTTTTGCAAATGTTATGGAGGATAAAGTAGATTTTGTGAAATGTTGCAATCTAGAAGATGCATTCAGATTGGCTTTTGAAGAGGCCTTAAATAGCACAGAAGAAGTAACAATATTACTTTCTCCCGCGTGTGCTTCTTTTGATCAATGGAAAAATTTCGAGGAACGCGGCGAAGCATTTTGTAGAATGTTTGAAAATCTCAGGTACAATCACACATGCTGTTTAGTATAA
- a CDS encoding COQ9 family protein, giving the protein MEQKLIIDKLIRVIPFEGISDETLLKVCTDLNLANSFCKFQNGIYSALEYIAEDLNSSMEAELRNSNLEDMKVRERVKLAIQIRLSNYAKLPNYRELLKNVLSFSVSPKNTYFSSKLLYRTISAIWYGIHDQSTDFNYYTKRAILAGVYLSTILFFINDYSEDFADTLSFLDKRINNVMTFQKFKTRLKGIIGNFL; this is encoded by the coding sequence GTGGAACAAAAGTTAATAATAGATAAGCTAATTAGGGTTATTCCATTTGAAGGGATAAGCGATGAAACCCTATTAAAGGTGTGCACTGACCTTAATCTAGCTAATAGCTTTTGCAAATTTCAGAATGGAATATATAGCGCTTTGGAGTACATAGCAGAGGACTTAAATAGCTCAATGGAAGCTGAACTAAGAAATTCTAATTTAGAAGATATGAAAGTGCGAGAGCGAGTAAAGTTAGCTATTCAAATACGCCTTTCAAACTACGCTAAGCTACCGAATTATAGAGAACTTTTAAAAAATGTTTTATCATTCTCTGTATCACCAAAAAATACATATTTTTCTAGTAAACTTTTATATAGAACTATTAGCGCGATTTGGTATGGCATTCATGATCAATCAACAGATTTTAACTACTATACAAAAAGAGCAATATTAGCTGGAGTGTACTTAAGTACGATACTTTTTTTTATCAATGATTATTCAGAAGATTTTGCGGATACTTTATCGTTTCTTGATAAACGTATCAACAATGTCATGACATTTCAAAAATTCAAAACTCGCTTAAAAGGAATCATAGGAAATTTCTTATAA
- the rsmD gene encoding 16S rRNA (guanine(966)-N(2))-methyltransferase RsmD, which produces MLRIIAGKYRGRKITTGKHLAARPTMSIVREAIFSILSSRKPIYNLNVLDLFCGSGSFSFEALSRGTKHAFMVDSDYYNLQLPKKTAEDFGITDNITLICCSANKLPQPISKCDVVFIDPPYNSNLVESTLNGLAHSGWLSDDALIILEIRKNEGFECNKNFSIILERTYGIARIIFLSLLA; this is translated from the coding sequence ATGCTACGCATCATTGCAGGCAAATATCGCGGAAGAAAAATAACTACAGGTAAGCATTTAGCTGCACGACCAACTATGAGTATTGTCCGAGAAGCAATATTTAGTATACTTTCCTCAAGAAAACCTATTTATAACTTGAATGTACTTGATTTGTTCTGCGGAAGTGGCTCTTTTTCATTTGAAGCGCTTTCTCGCGGCACTAAACATGCATTCATGGTGGATTCAGATTATTACAATTTGCAACTGCCTAAAAAAACAGCAGAAGATTTTGGAATTACAGACAATATCACGCTAATTTGTTGCAGTGCTAACAAATTGCCACAACCTATTTCAAAGTGCGATGTAGTTTTTATAGACCCACCTTACAATAGCAATCTAGTTGAATCAACGTTGAATGGACTAGCTCACTCAGGCTGGTTAAGTGATGATGCATTGATAATTCTAGAGATTAGGAAAAACGAAGGTTTTGAGTGCAATAAAAACTTTAGTATAATCTTGGAACGCACCTACGGTATAGCAAGAATAATTTTTCTTTCTCTATTAGCTTAA